The following coding sequences lie in one Sorghum bicolor cultivar BTx623 chromosome 6, Sorghum_bicolor_NCBIv3, whole genome shotgun sequence genomic window:
- the LOC8070260 gene encoding uncharacterized protein LOC8070260, translating to MRRRWSRATVLACLLLLAAAACVAESRAVPADGTGTGNATAAGGGGRQRAAFDVVVVGLVSIGLGRRWRAGGGEMVDEDKRRVPTGPNPLHNR from the coding sequence ATGAGGAGGCGGTGGTCCCGCGCCACGGTGCTCGCGTGCTTACTGCTCCTCGCGGCCGCCGCGTGCGTCGCCGAGTCGCGCGCGGTGCCCGCCGACGGGACCGGGACCGGAAACGCGaccgcggcgggcggcggcgggaggCAGCGGGCCGCGTTCGACGTCGTTGTCGTCGGACTCGTCAGCATCGGGCTCGGCCGCCGGtggcgcgccggcggcggcgagatgGTCGACGAGGACAAGCGCCGCGTGCCCACGGGGCCCAACCCGCTGCACAACCGATGA